In Eschrichtius robustus isolate mEscRob2 chromosome 11, mEscRob2.pri, whole genome shotgun sequence, the following proteins share a genomic window:
- the OR10AG1 gene encoding olfactory receptor 10AG1, giving the protein MEPQKDLVDVNFTSVMEFVLLGFSDIPNLQMFLFVMFLFIYVVTLMGNGIIILITRTDQTLQTPMYFFLSNFSFLEICYVSVTLPRMLINLWTQKRHISLSACATQMSCALMFGNIECLLLTVMAYDRYMAICNPLHYPLVMNRKVCVQLVAACWITGVPVEIGQTCQIFSLPFCRSNQINHYFCDIPPVLKLACGDIFLNEMMVFTVAVLFVMIPFLMILGSYIKITSTILKLPLATGRAKAFSTCSSHVMVVTLFFGSGIITYLRPKSKNSSRTDKFFSLFYTIVTPMFNPLIYTLRNKDVLMALRKLLP; this is encoded by the coding sequence ATGGAACCCCAAAAAGACCTAGTGGATGTGAATTTCACTTCAGTGATGGAATTTGTTCTTTTGGGATTTTCTGATATTCCCAATCTCCAGATGtttctttttgtgatgtttcTGTTTATCTATGTGGTAACTCTGATGGGAAATGGCATCATCATTCTCATAACCAGGACCGACCAGACTCTCCAGACTCCCATGTATTTTTTCCTCAGTAATTTTTCCTTCTTGGAAATCTGTTATGTGTCTGTCACTCTTCCTAGAATGCTCATAAACCTTTGGACTCAGAAAAGGCACATTTCTTTGTCTGCTTGTGCAACACAAATGAGTTGTGCCCTTATGTTTGGAAACATAGAGTGCCTGCTTCTTACAGTGATGGCCTATGACCGCTACATGGCCATTTGTAACCCTCTGCACTATCCTCTAGTCATGAACCGCAAGGTATGTGTCCAGCTGGTGGCTGCCTGCTGGATCACTGGAGTTCCAGTTGAGATAGGGCAAACGTGCCAGATTTTCTCTCTGCCCTTTTGTAGATCCAACCAAATCAATCACTACTTCTGTGACATCCCCCCAGTACTAAAGCTGGCCTGTGGGGACATTTTTCTGAATGAGATGATGGTCTTCACAGTTGCTGTGCTGTTTGTCATGATCCCTTTTCTGATGATTCTTGGCTCCTACATTAAGATCACCTCCACCATCCTGAAGTTGCCACTGGCAACAGGAAGAGCAAAGGCCTTCTCCACCTGCTCCTCTCATGTCATGGTTGTGACTTTATTTTTTGGATCTGGAATCATTACATATTTACGACCTAAATCCAAAAATTCCTCCAGAACAGAcaagtttttctctcttttctatacCATTGTCACCCCGATGTTTAACCCCCTGATATACACTCTGAGAAATAAGGATGTCCTGATGGCGTTGAGAAAATTGTTACCTTAA